The stretch of DNA TCTCTTTAAGGCATTAAGCATATTAAAGACTTTAGTTTTAGTAGCTGtaattgaattttatttcttattcaCATTTTCCAGAACTGCCCTACATGTTGCAACAGACACATTGTCTCCTCCTCCACCCTTGTTAAAGAAATTACAAGGTACTTAAGCTGGAATATTTCAATGTACAGATCATTCTTTATAACAAATCCAGATACTACTAAAATCCAAAACATACATGATGTGCAAGTTATACTTTTGTTATCAGCTTTTTAATACTGACACTAGAAAAAGAGATTGAACTGCCAGCCTCTATTTGACAACTACAGTACCTAAAATAAACACGAAAAAATCATAAAGCCCTGAAAAACATGTTACTCTGCTCTGAAAAGTCCAGCTCCTAAAAGAGATGATGAGGATGTAAACACAAACTGTTAAATTTCACTGACTGCCTGACTTGGTGTGAATTTGCTTGTTCAGCACAGGATTTGAGCCTCCTGTTTATAAACACTCTGAACTCAACTCATTCAACAATTCAGCAAACATCCACACTGAAAGGTAACACTGCTTTCATTTCACCTATAGTGTGACAGAAATATGAAATCCTGATATAAATGTGAAATTTCATTTGCCATTAGCTTCTAAAGATCCAGAAGAGCTCTAAATTGGTTTCCAAGGGGAGCCACATGTCCCATTTCACCTGTTATCAAAGGCAGAAGGGCTGGCTGAACCAGTCCAGTTTGATCTGGGCCAACCAGGGAAGAACAAAAAGTCATTCTGACTGTCTGAGCCAAGGTGTCAACATGCACGtgagcaaataaacaaaaccatcTCTGTATGTTATATAAATAATCAACACCATCAGTCATTTACTAATGAGACAAGATCAGACCATGGAGGCAACAACTCAAGATGAAAAAGTAGGAGAATGGTTAAGACAAAGCAATATGTAGTTGCTATGGTAAAACCTGTACTTTCTACTTTAAATGACGTGAGGATCCAAGTTCACAATCAGAGTTGTTCTTAAAGGCCTGGGAAAAAATAGGGGCTGCAGTTATTTACCTTGAGAAGGGTTTACTTTTCTTGCTGTTGCCCAGAATGGTTGTCCCTGCTGGTCCCAGCTTGGCACTTTCCCGTAACCAGTTGGCCGGAGGCAGCTTCAGGTCTGTTTTCTCCTGCAGACGGGCAAAGGCCGCTtgaggaggggctgaggagTATTtcaccacagcacagctcttcaCCTCATTGCCTCCGAGGAACAGCACCGAGCCCTGGTTTCCAGAGAGACATTAGCCTTCTACTTCAGTGTTGGCAATTAAAACTATCAGGCTTGTTCTGTGATAAGTTGTTTTTAAGGCTAAGTGAGCAAATCCAGTCCTATATTCACTTACCTTTCCCCAGCACATACAGTTTTCCAGTTATCCCACTTCCAATTCATGTCAAGCACGTGCTTCACTTTAGGAATTATCACAGAAAcacttaggttggaaaagacctccaagattatcaagtccaatCTGTGATGTACCACAACACGGTCACCCAGACGAGAGCACTGAGCaacacatccagtctttccttggacacctccagggatggggactccaccactgccccagACAGCCTGTTCCAACGCTTGATAACCATTTCCACGAAGGAATTCTTCCTggtgtccaccctgagcctcccctggcccagcctgaggccgttccctctcctcctgtccctgttccctggagcagagcccgacccccccccggctgtcccctcctgtcaggagctgtgcagagccacgAGGTCCCCCctgatcccccttttctccaggctgagccccttcccagctccctcagcccctcctggggctccagcccctttcccagctccgctcccttccctgcatacactccagcccctcaatgtctttcctgACGTAAGAGCCCCAGAATCAATCCCAGAATTTgaggctggagctcagcagtgcccagcacagggggacaacCCTTGCCCTGGCCCTGTGGCTGATCCAAGCAGGTGACAGTGGCCTTCTcgcccacctgggcacactgagGTACGAGAATGAAGTGTCACCAAGGTCAGCTGCCCACACAACACAAAATCACTCAGAAAGGCTAAGACGAACACGACTCCCACGAAAGTTTGTGAAAGCAGGTGTTTATTTAAACACCAAGTTTACTAACACCAACATTAAAGCTAAACAGGCTTCTACCTTACTATTATTAAATAACGATAAATTAAATAAGCTTCGTGTTTGcctatttcttttcaaacacGCAGCTGTCACCCGTGTGCGAGGAGCTTTGAACTAACACATGTCGAGGGAAAAACAGCTCCACAGGACACCACTTACGTAAATACGCTGCACTTAGGCATAACAACAGCAACACTGCTCGCAATTAACGCTTAATCATAATTAGCGTGTTCCCTACAGCACTCCGGCCCTGACAAACTGGAAAGAGGATCAAAAACACCGCTTCAATTAAAACACCCCCAGGGGCTGTGTCTGTAGCCGCCGCTCGACCCCCGCCTCAGCCCCTCTACCTCACCCAGCACGGCCGCCCCTCAGCGCCGCTCACCTGCTTGGGCTCCTCGGCGTCTCCCCTCAGCGGGGCAGGGGCGCCCGCGCCGCAGGGCTCCTCCATAGTCCGGGAATGGAACCGGGAACGGAGCCGGCAATGGAGCCGGGAAGGGGCAGCGGGAGCGGAGCCGCTTCCCGGGGGCGTCCGGCCGGGAACCGCCGCCTCTCGCGAGACTTTTCGAGAAGGCGCGGGAAGGGCGGGCTCTGAGGGCGGCTCCGTGAGGGGCGGGTGCGGCGGCTCCGTGAGGGGCGGGTGCGGCGTCTCCGTGAGGGGCGGGTGCGGCGCTCGCAGCGGGATCAGAGTGTCTTTGGTGTGGGAAAAACATCCTTGAGCGATCCCTACCTTGTCAATTACACCAAAGCACGGAGTGTCACGTCCAGTCGTTCCTTaagcacctccagggatggaacCCTTGGCAATTACCTCCCGCTACCAATTCTTggccaccctttccatgaaTAAATTTTCCCCAATCTCCAATCTAGACCTCCCCTGGCAGAGTTTGAGGCCATTCACAGCtgagccagaaggtccccccgagcctctttttctccaggcttgACTTTCCTGGATAAGTGGGACCTTAATGAAACAAGCGAAAACTTGGTGATGGGGTACCTCAGCATGGGAGAGGATTGAAAATTGCAGTGTCCTGCCCTCTGTACACTGAGTTCAACAAAAGCTAAGCTGTGATGGCTTCAGTAAGTCATTCCTAAATAGTGCACATGGGATTTTTAATACCTATTATTTTCCTTGTAGATGGCATCCTCATTCTCTAAACCACGAGAGGCAGTATGCTTCATGACTGGTCAGGGAGTACAAATGCTGGCTGCCTCTTAAATTATATCTGAATCTATATCTATAGCCACATGTATCttttaatatatatacacacacatagatatagatcatggaatcacagaatggtttgggctggaagggaccttaaagatcatccagcgCCACCCCTGTCACGGGCGGGGACgccttcccctatcccaggctgctccaagcactgtccagcctggccttggacacttccaggcatccAGGGGCAACCACAGTGTTAAAGATAAGGTTGTAAAATAGTTGATAGTCGTTAAGCATGTACTCTTAGTTTGGTTGTGGTAAAAGGGGTTAACAGGGTAATTATAAGAAATACGGTACTCAACGTACCATATTACACCTAAGTGCACCGCCCCCAGCGAAACGAGCCCGCCTGGACAGAACTGTCATGAGCCAATCGAGCGCcttaaaccttcatgcaaatgaaggatccaaacagaaaccaatccaaagggacaaaaaaaacaggataaaaagggTATCTGATCCACTGAATTCGTGCCGCTCCACCTGAAACATCGGGGACATCGCTGCTCAGCAGACCCAGCGCCGGCGCTGCAGCATCCCCGACGGGAGCGCTCCTGCTCAGCCCGCGGGCCCCTTTGCTTTaggcctttctttttattataataaatgctgaaacCACTTTTAGTACCGGGAGTGTGGTCCCGTTTTTaacaacagcttctctgggcaccctgtgccaggcccccaccaccctcacagggaacaattccttcctaatatccagtctaaacctagTTTCTGTTAGTTTGAAGCCAAAAAGGACACAAGCGTCATCTTCTTTACAGTCTGTCAAGGCAAAGGAGGCAAAGTCTTGGTTTGTGCTACACTGGCCAAGTGTGCTGCAGTTAAATAGTTGGGATGTTTCCAAGCCACCGCTTAAACTCAAAAgcgaaaaaaaaaatccttaagaCATAGccaggttttctgtaaatattggGCGTGTGTTCAATTAAGATGTGTGTATGTGTTAAGCCATTTTCAAAAGAGCAGGAAGTTGCATCTTAAAAATTCTATCCCTAAAGTCCTTTGGGTTTTCCTCAAAACCAgctctcctttccccacccaTTCCTATTCAGGCTGCAAAGTGTCACTGAGGTGGTTGTGCAGAACTGATTTGTTTTCAACATTCAATCCTCCGACGAGCTGCTATTTCCCCGTTCCCTGCAGCGCACGAGCAGGagcggcgctgcccggcgccgcTCTTGGTTGTGTGGATCTCGCTGAAGCACCGGGGGGACTCTGAGGTCACAGGGGAGGCTTCCACACCCCGCCCGCTCCCTGAGCGGGTCTCCAGGGAGCCGCGGTGGCGCTGGCAGAGTGACCAGGAGCGGCAGCGACATCGAGCCATGGCCGAGAAAAAGAGTCAGCAGAGGGGGCGGCACGGTAGCGACTGGGTAAGGGCCGAGTAGGtgcccccgtgtcccccacAAGGGCTTCTTGATCCTTGAATTCTCAAAAAAAGCACCACGCTAAGGGCGACTTTGTCCTTTAGTCAGAAATTAGTCTTCCCATTCCTGAGGTTTAAAAGGAAAGAGTGTCCTCCGTATTCAGTGTGCAAAAGTTCTGACTTGTTAACAAACCCTGCCTGGATTTCCCACACCCCCACATCGGTTTTCCAGCAATGCTGGAGGCCTCTTTCTTGGTAGTTAGCCCTGgttggttttccttctcttctggaGAACTCCGGCCAAGGTTTGCCTCAGTTCTTGCCTCCAGGAGAACACTGTGATCCCATCAGAAACGGTGGGCTGGGGCATCTTGGCATCCCAGGGCACTGTGACactcctggcacaggctgttCCTCACTCTCTGGGCCCTTTCGCCTGATGTTGGGCTGAGCTGTTCCCAAAAATTTTGTGCTTTCAAACTTGTACTACAGTAGGAGTAGcatggggggaggggggttaGAAGGTCGTTGTTTTCCTCGGTGGACATTGCTGTGTAAACAGTCTTCAGAAAGTTCCTGGACATTCTTGTCTTGAAGATTCCTAAAATTCTTGTCTGGTTATTTTATCTACGTTTGATCGTCTTTATGGTAGGGTTTGCGTTGTGTGTGTGCGAGGCTCCTCTTTTTTCCAGACGCCGCTAGGTGCTGCTGCAATccaagtaataaaaaataaatgggaaaagacCATTTTGCCCACATTTCTGAATAGATTTATTCGTTATttaggttttgttgtttggggttttttgggttttttttttttgttgttgttttgttttgtttttttgggttttttttttttttttcagttggcttttattttaaagggtCATaatcttcattattttctagTTCTCTCACGAGGGACTGGAGGTGGGCGAGATGGAATCAACAACAAGCGCTTCACTAAAGCATGTCCTGAACTCTGTAGCCGCTGTGGGCCAGGAACACAGAATGCCACTGCAATACAAAGCTCGGGTGCAGGTGAGttcctgtggcagcacagccGATTTGCGGAGCTCTTTTGCAAGTCGTCACTCGCTAAGTTGTGAGTAAGAACAGCACTCAGGGTCGTAAGCGGAGCAGTCACAGCGGGCTGGCAGACTTTGTGCCTCAGGGGATGGAGTgattgctgcctgtgctgcGGAAGAAACATATTTCCCTGTTACTCACTCATAATTTTAGTTGCTCAGAGTCCTGCTGTAttactgctgattttctcttttattgttGAGACACTGAATACATTATGATCAGTCTCAGCCCACAGCCTGTGTGTAAACCCTGTAAGAAGGTTTAATGGAAATTTGATCAGCTGTTTGGCAATGAATGTTGGAAATCCAGTACATTCACACAAAGGAGTGTTCTTTTTGATAATTAAAAAGCTAGACACTCCtcatttcaaacatttttaagGCTTGATTAAAAACGAGATTTGTGAAAAAATTTGGGATAAAAGGAAATACAGTGGTTTTAGAAATCACAAGTATTTAAAACGTCACAGTGTTGTAAGCACCTTTTCATGTCCTTATTTTATCATCACACTGAGCTTTGCTTTACCCACCCGCTCTGGGCACagaacattttctattttcattttctataaGCACAGCAATTACAGTGGGTTCATTTCACTGGTTTTGCTGTAGTGAAGGGCAGAAATGAAGGGCTTGGAAGGAATATTTAAATGGGAAGCTTGGGGCTACGAAAAGGAGATTATACTGTAATATGAGTATACACTGTGTTAGTATTACATCTACCTTTCTGTGGAACATCTGGCCTTAGCCACTGCCTGAAAAAGAGAACCAGGGACCTTGTATCAACACCAGGGTGACTTCACCAGAAGTTCAATGTCTTTACCAGCCCTCCACTTTCATATAGAGTTAGGGAAATTCTTGCCTGTCGTAAATTGAGAATTAATCTGAGATCAGTGGTGAGAACACGAAGATGCACTAAAGGCTAAAATGGGACAATCTGAGGAAGTTTGTTTAGGCACTGGTAATAAACACTATTCGTGAAATACTGACATTGACATTTAGTTGCAGTAGGatatttttggaagaaatttaCAGACTCAGGAGGTGCTTATTTATAAACACACGTGTGAGAATGTATTTGTTGAATTGACTTATCCACTGAACTACAGTCTGGGTGAATCAGTATGAGACAAGTGAACTGGCGAATATAcctaaaaaaaagaagagaatctGCCTTCTAAACCAAATATCCTGAGATCTGACCATGCAGCTGACCCCCTGCAGGCACATTTTGTGTCTGGTGAATCTTGCTGGATCAGGCCTCCAGTCACACTGACCTTTAGAACTCATTCAGGTTCCCCTGCTCTTGACACACCTCTTTTAGACTGTGTTACATTAAAACTTGCTCTTTTGTTTGGAGGGGAGTATCACAGTTGGGATATTGCACTGATCTataacaaacatttaaaaagtcagatatgttatttttttctaaaatagctCTTTTTGCAGTggtcttttgtttcttctgaaacTATGGTTTCATTTAGAGACTGAATGAACATCATGTTAAAGAATGAGATTATAAATTAGTTAAACATTTAATACCTCCTCAACTTCCCCTGCAACAAGCAGTGTCCATGACATTCAGTTCAAAAATCACAGGCTAATTCAGTTTTGAGGTCCCTTTTgtagtttattttaattagctTTAGGCCTACTACTAAATCAAGCAAAGGAGTCCTGACATGTATCTAGTATTTCGCTGCTTTGAAGACAGAATGTATCATTTCTTGTTTGAAAATTTGCACTTTTATATTAATCATGTATATATTCAGCAAATCCTCCTggtcattttattttaaaaaattagaagtcCACATTACCTCTATAAAATCATGTGCAGGTGAGTATTTAACATAGGAATATGACTTCTATGCTAGAACAAAGGCAGCTGTAATCTCACAATATAAGAACAAAGATTAATAGACTCCAAACAaagtttaaaatcttttttttttttttttggctgtaatttattttcttgcagaaaGCAGGAAACAACAATTTCCCATTCTCTTCTCATGACAACAGACATGAAATATGCAATGCAGTCGAATATTTTGACCTGGTAAGTACTCAGCACTGAGACAAATCAAGCAACTTCAGATCTATTGGTCTGCCAGAGATTAAACACAGCATCTTTTCTGTTccctgcagaaaaagaaaaaaatagatgctaaaactgtgagaagagaaaaatgtaaatagcaaagaaaaatacactttttattAGTAGAGGGCTGGAACATCTCTGGGACTGTCACAGATGTGCAGCAGCACATACAGTCATTGAGAATGGTTGATTCAAAGGGAAGCAAAAATCCATTATTTGGATCTCTGACAGTCATTTTCTAATATCCCTGTTTATAGGGATATTAGGACAATTAATATGCCAGTTAAATGTCCTATTAGTCTGCTCTAAGTCATTTGCCTTGCAATGAATTTTTGTAGATATCTCAGCAACTTCTAATTTGCAGTCTCAGATATTTTGTTCACACTCATCTTTataataaatttaaacaaaacccATAGGATACCTACAATATATCTCAAGAATGCATTTCATGAATTCTTTACAGTGCACCTGTTTAAATGTATGCTGCAGAAGCCACAACTTTGACTAGAATGAAAATTTTTCGGGCTTTTCTCTGTGGGCAACAGTTTCACGTTCTTCCATCCCCCTTAGATTGTTGGTATTATTCCAGGCAGCAAAATAAATAGTGCAGTTCACAGGATAATGAACAAAGAAGGAAGCAGTGAATTGTGATATAGGGAGTTTGTCTGATTGTGGGCTCTGTCAGGCCTAGACTTTTCGGAATTCACTATTCACTAAGTAACCTCAATTTCTGTGCACTTTGGGTAGTGTCTCATTGTTTTAGAGATACTGATCAACCATAATTCCAGCTAAATTTCCTGCGAGCTGTGGAGTGTGAAAATCAggctctgtctctctgtgttTGGACACACAGGGGATAGCACTGAAGATTCAGATTTCATGGTCTGTCTCAGTTTCTTTATTGCAGTCCAAACCTAGAATTATTAACCTATTTCTTTGGGTGCCTCTGAAGATTAATTTAGCCGAGTGTAGCTAAATAACCTTGAGTAGCTGGTGTGCTATAGAAATGCAAAGTAAAAGTGCTTTATTAGCTCTGAGAGGTGGAAGGTCAGCAGATTTCCCATTATATATGCAACCAAAAATGTTCATACAGGCGAGTCtgacaatattatttttaacttgctAAAGATCCACCGTGAGTTCTTGCAATCACTGTGGTAACAGCTTCGTTCACTTCCCAGTGGGGTAGTGACTGTTACAAGATTCATCTGTGAAGCTGTGACTGGAAGTCATATGGTTGcatgaatttttctttcccttttttcccgTAGGGCATGGGTGTGAGGAAGTTGGATCCAgagaagcagagacagaaatccCATAACTTCTTTGAGTGGGCTCGTGTACCAGGCCGCAGCAGCAGCGAAGGCTTCGTTACCGTGTACCAGAGCACCTTTGTGTCAGGTCAGAGCCCTGGAAACGAAGAGCAGAGTCACAGGCGCTACCCCAAACACCacacccaaaaccaaaaccagtgCAGCGGCCAAAAAGAGTGctgcagcaaacctgctcctgAGAATGACCAAGCCCTGCAGCCATACAAGACATCTTAATCAGCAGAACACCTCAGGAACACCGACCAAGCAAATCTGAGCTGTCCACTGCTCAAAACAACAACGAAGGAATAAACATTTGTGTAAAGTGCACGTGGCAGTATGGTTGAGAGTTCATTTCCTTACATCACTCTGAACATATATTACTATAAAACCTTTAAAGAAGAGGAGCATTATAAGGAAAAACAAGACTGTGCAAATTTTTAGACATACTAGAAGAACAGAATAGGGATTGTGCTTGTGTTACCTGATACTGGTTGACCCTTATCTTGATACAAAAGCTCCTTCAGCTTCTGAATCAGTGGCAGGGCTGTACCTCAGGCAGCTGACAGCACCTGTATTGATACAGGAGCATAATGGACCTGGATCCTTGAGGGATTACTGCAGCAGGGAGCCAACCCCCTGTGTGTTCAGGTAAGagagaaacatttctgaaaggTTTCATGGCTGAGAAGGCAGGTAGATAAAATAGAAAGTAGATAAAAAAAAGCTGTGTATTAGATTGCTGTGCAAAATAAGTGTCCTGTTTGGTAATAGCACAGCAGTTGtagaagtgaaaaaaaggaGTGTTGTGAACAACATTTGTCCACTCAGAAATTAGATTAATGGctgcaagggggaaaaaaactcgAGCTGAAGTGAAAGGCTGCATGGAAGTTTGAGTTTGGAGTGTACTGGATCTTAAAAAACCTCATGATTTTATAGTTACATGTCCCCAAGGAAGATAATTCAAACCCAATCCTCCGAGCACTCTGCTCCCAGAATATTCACTGATGTTAGGATGTGGCAGGCAGTTGAGTCACACCTAGAGTCAGACCTCCAGATgatgtgttttcctcttctggATCATTTCCataaatatcaataaaataatATGCTAAGCTATGTGTCTTAAAATATCCTACAAATAAGCTTGTTGCTATGCAAAATAATgttgactaaaaaaaaaatcaatcataAGTTTATGagataatttcctttatttacaagataaatggaaaaataagtcCTTGACCCTTAGAATTCCCTGCATTGTAAGAGCTGCCTTGAACATAAGCTCAGTTAAGAAATGacatttctgcctttcagtGAACAGATGCATTTTTTGGTATCAGCACCCAGTGGCTGAAGGCCTTTTTGTGTGCCATCAAAATAGATGGGATTAGATTCCCCAAACATGTAGCATGTTTATTAGCACATGTTGAAAtaataaactaatttttttaatggcgTTCTCTCTGTTAGAGTTCTTGGGGTGCTACACAATACATCAAAATCCAAGACATCAATGAACAAtgtaaaaccaaataaaaagcCAAGTAACATAGTGCTATTAAAAAGGATTGCATTTTCTCAAAGTAAAGACAGCTCCAGAGTCAGAATTTCCAGAGCTTTAGCCAACAGTTCATCCCCAGACTGATTCAGAACTGAAGTGTGTGCCAATCACATGGTGAATGAAGTGCCCCATGCTGCTTGGCAAACTCCAAAGGGCAATCTTGGAGCTCCATCAGAAGGAAAGAACACATTCTTGCTTCATTAGTAATGTTTATCTGTGGTTAGCATTACAACTGGATGTGGTGAAATAAATTGCTAGAGTTTGTTATGCCTTAAGACACCAATAGAAACActccagatttctttttttccccctcttttcttttttttcttctcatttttggTTAAAATGTGgcttaaaaaaaaggaaaaaaaaaagtacctgtggattaa from Vidua chalybeata isolate OUT-0048 chromosome 8, bVidCha1 merged haplotype, whole genome shotgun sequence encodes:
- the TEX36 gene encoding testis-expressed protein 36 encodes the protein MAEKKSQQRGRHGSDWFSHEGLEVGEMESTTSASLKHVLNSVAAVGQEHRMPLQYKARVQKAGNNNFPFSSHDNRHEICNAVEYFDLGMGVRKLDPEKQRQKSHNFFEWARVPGRSSSEGFVTVYQSTFVSGQSPGNEEQSHRRYPKHHTQNQNQCSGQKECCSKPAPENDQALQPYKTS